The DNA segment GTGAGGACCCGAATCCTCAGGTTGCAGGAAGAGGGATCGAGCTGCTGCGGCGCAACGGGATTGAGGTACAGGTTGGTGTACTGCGAGATGAAGCGATCAAGTTGAACCGTAAATTTATTAAATACATCACGACAAAATTGCCCTATGTTACGATTAAAACCGCGAGCACGTTAGATGGGAAGATCGCTTCAAGAAGTGGAGACAGCAAGTGGATTTCTAATGAAGTAGCACGCGAGCGCGTACATACAATGCGCCACCGTCATAACGGGATCATGGTGGGTGTAGAGACGGTCATCGCAGATAATCCTTCATTAACGACGAGGTTGACAGTACCTGGAATCTCGCCGATTAGAATCGTCGTTGACTCGAAGCTCCGGATTCCCGATGAAGCGACAATGCTTCACGACGGCGCTGCTCAAACGGTCCTGCTTACAACGGCGCAAGCATCCGAAGAAAGACGGGATTCGCTAACCAAGCGCGGTGTGCAAATCATTGTGTGCGGCGAGGGGCCGCAGGTGGATCTTCGCTTAGGTTTGGAGAAGCTTGGTGAGATCGGAGTGTCGTCCGTGCTTGTCGAAGGAGGAGGCCGCCTGAACGGCTCTCTGCTTCAGGAGAAGCTCGTCGATGAAGTGATTCTGTTCCTGGCACCTAAGCTGATTGGCGGCTTGAATGCCCCGGGGAGCTTTGTATTCGACGGCTTTGAGCTGATGAAGGATGCGGTCGCATTAAGCGACTTAACTGTGGAGCAAATCGGCGACAACGTTTGTATCGCGGGGTATCCTGTCTGGGACGCTAATTGAGTGTGCTTATGCTGAACAGCAATGGAATAAAAGCAAACCCTGCATTACCAATTTAACCCAAGGGGTCAGCGTAGTAAACATCAAAAGGAGGAAGCTGCGTGTTTACGGGACTAGTTGAAGAAGTAGGGGCGATTAAGTCGATCCAGAGCAAAGGCGAAGCGATGATTATCCATATAAATGCAAACGTAGTGACGCAAGGAATGAAGCTTGGCGATAGCGTGGCTGTTAACGGAGTTTGCCTGACGGCAACGCAATTCGACCGTTCATCTTTTACAGTTGATGTCATGCCGCAAACGTTTCGCAACACGAATTTAAGCCAGCTTAGATCGGGCAGCAAAGTGAATTTGGAGCGGGCAATGGCTGCAGATGGTCGCTTCGGCGGACATATCGTTCAAGGACATGTGGACGGAGTAGGAACGATCACAGGGATTAAGCAGGATCAGAATGCGGTTGTATTTGAAATAACTCCTGCGGAGAAAGCCTTGTTTAAATACATCATTCCCAAAGGCTCCATTACCATTGACGGGATAAGCCTAACGGTAGTTGCAGCAGAAGGGAATAGTTTCAGCGTATCGATTATTCCACACACGTTGGCAGAAACCGTGCTTGCCTATAAACGTCAGGGTGATTCAGTGAATTTGGAATGTGACATACTTGGCAAATACGTCGAGCATTTGCTCGTCTTCGGCAAGAGCAATACGACTAAGCCGGCAGGGACGGAAGTTCCATCGCCAGGTATTGATATGCCATTCCTAATGAAGAACGGGTTTGCATGACTCGCTTTAATTTAAATATATAAAACAGCTAGAGGAGGGGCATGAATCATGAGTGACATTCAATTGGATCGGGTAGAAGAAGCCATATACGACCTTATGCGCGGCAAAGTGATTATTGTTGTCGATGATGAGGATCGGGAGAATGAAGGGGATTTTGTGGCACTTGCCGAGAAGGCAACGCCGGAAGTCATCAATTTCATGATTAAAGAAGGACGCGGGCTTGTCTGTATGCCGATTACGGCGGAGAGAGCGGAAGAACTGGATTTAAAACCGATGGTTGCGCAAAATACCGATTTTCACGGTACGGCTTTTACCGTATCGATCGACCATATCGATACGACAACGGGAATCTCCGCGCACGAACGTTCATTAACGGTGAAGGCGGTCATGGATCCGGACGCAAAGCCTTCCGACTTCCGGAGACCGGGACATATGTTTCCGCTTATAGCAAAGAAAGGTGGCGTTTTGCGGCGAGCGGGTCATACGGAAGCTGCTGTCGATTTGGCGCGGATGTGCGGATCGTATCCAGCCGGAGTCATCTGCGAGGTTATTAAGGAAGATGGCACCATGGCTCGATTGCCCGATCTTGTTGAAATCGCCAAACAATTTGACTTGAAGCTCATTAGTGTGAAGGATTTAATCCACTACCGGAACGAGAAGGAGAAGCTCGTTACCCGCGAGGTAGAAGTACGTATGCCTACCGATTATGGCGAGTTCCGCGCAATTGCATACAGTAATGACGTAGACTCCAAGGAGCATGTAGCCCTTGTCAAAGGAGAAATCAGCGGTGAAGAACCCGTGCTCGTTCGGGTGCATTCCGAATGCTTGACTGGAGACGTTTTCCATTCGCATCGTTGTGATTGTGGTCCGCAATTCGAAGCGGCGCTACAGCAAATTGAGGATGCGGGTAAAGGAGTCCTGCTGTACATGCGCCAAGAAGGACGGGGCATTGGGCTGATTAATAAGCTGAAGGCGTACAAGCTGCAGGAGCAAGGGCTCGATACCGTGGATGCCAATTTGAAGCTTGGTTTCCCGGCCGATTTGCGGGATTATGGAATAGGGGCACAAATTTTGAAGGATCTTGGCGTGCGAAAGATCCGGCTTCTTACTAACAACCCTCGAAAAATTACCGGACTTGAGGGCTACGGGTTGGAGGTCGTCGAGCGGGTGCCAATCCAGATGAAGGAAAATGAAGACAACAGCAATTATTTGCATACGAAGCAAAAGAAGCTTGGACATCTCCTCAGCTTTGATATTATCGAGCAAAACGAACAGCAATGAAACTAGAAGCTCAGATTAAATATTTTAATATATTAAATAAATAACAAACTAATGGAGGAATTGAATTATGGCACAAGTATTTGAAGGTCATCTCGTCTCGGAAGGTTTAAAATATGGTATCGTGGTTGGCCGTTTTAATGAGTTTATTACGAATAAGTTGTTAAGTGGGGCGCTAGATGCCTTGAAACGCCATGGCGTCAAGGATGAGGAAGTGAACGTAGCTTGGGTTCCGGGAGCCTTCGAAATTCCATTTGCTGCACAAAAAATGGCCGAAAGCGGAAAATATGATGCGGTTATTACGCTCGGCACGGTGATTCGTGGCTCAACTTCCCATTATGATTACGTATGTAACGAAGTCGCTAAAGGAGTGGCGGCGATCGGTCTGAAAACAGGCGTCCCAACGATTTTCGGCATCGTGACGACGGAGAATATTGAGCAAGCGATCGAACGCGCAGGCACTAAGGCAGGGAACAAAGGCTGGGATGCAGCGATGGCTGCCATCGAAATGGCTAACTTGACGAATTTGCTAAAATAGTGCTTATTTAATGTAGTACCCTTTTTAGGGTACTGCATTTTTTATTTAATTCGCGTGTTCAAAGGAAGGCCTTTTGAACTGCCTCTAGGGTGGAGGATGTCCATTGACGACAGTAACCTATAAGCTGGATACCTTTGAGGGTCCGCTGGATCTGCTGCTGCATCTGATCGATAAGGCAGAGGTCGACATATATCAAATTTCGGTAAGTGAAATCACTGATCAATATTTGGAGTATTTGGATAATATGCAGGAGCTGGAGCTGGAAATTACGAGCGAGTTTTTGGTGATGGCCGCTACGCTGTTGTCCATAAAGAGCAAACAGCTCCTACCTAAGCCGCCTGTGATCGAATTCGACGACGATTTCGATTATTTGATGGAGGACGAGGAGGATCCGCGAGACGAGCTGATTCGGAAGCTGGTTGAGTATCGCAAGTACAAGGGAATCGCCGAGCATCTGCATGAGCGGGAATGGGAGCGAAGCCTTATCTTTACGAAAGAGGCTGAGGACTTGACTCCTTTCATGCCTGAGGTCATTGAAAATCCGGTTAAAGGTTTGCATGCCGCCGATTTGATCGCTATGTTCCAGAAGGCTCTGCGCCGCGCCGTAAAACGTAGCTCTGTTGCTCGTATCCATCGGGACGAAATTTCCGTCAAGGATCGGATTCGCGATGTCGTTTCTGCGCTGGAGCGTATGGGAAAAGGGGGCAGGCTGCTATTTTCCAAGCTGCTGCACCCGGAAATGTATCGGCATGAGATCGTCGTAACCTTTCTAGCGATTTTGGAACTAATGAAAATGAAGCAAATCGTTTGTTATCAGAACAAGCTGTTTGATGATATTGTGATGGAGTGGAGAGGGGAAGTAAAGGCAGATGAATTATCGGGACTTGAAATCGATTATTGAGGGATTGCTGTTTCTGGCTGGGGAAGAAGGCCTTAGCGTAAAGCAGCTGGCAGAAGTCACCGAACAGCGTCAAGATATCATTACCGATGCTCTGTTGGATATGAAAGCATCATTTGAAAGGGAGGGCCGAGGACTGCAAATTGTTCAACTTGCGGGAACCTATCAGCTGGCTACTTTGCCGGAGCATGCACCGTTTTTTGAAAGATTGGCATATTCGCCATCCCGTTCATCCTTGTCTCAAGCGGCATTGGAGACGTTATCCATTATTGCTTATCGTCAGCCGATTACTCGCATTGAGGTGGAAGAGATCCGAGGGGTCAAATCGGAGCGAGCGATTCATACGTTGGTGAACAAGGATTTGATTCAAGAGGTAGGACGTGCCGAGGCGATTGGACGGCCGATTTTATATGGAACAACACCAGCTTTTTTAGATTATTTCGGGCTTGGCAGTCTGGAGGATCTACCGGATCTGACCGAGTTTGAAAATACCGACCAGCTAGAGGAAGAAACACAGCTTCTGTTCCAGAAGCTG comes from the Paenibacillus lentus genome and includes:
- the ribD gene encoding bifunctional diaminohydroxyphosphoribosylaminopyrimidine deaminase/5-amino-6-(5-phosphoribosylamino)uracil reductase RibD, with the translated sequence MEIINDEYYMKLALDMANRSQGQTGVNPVVGAVVVRDGEVVGLGSHLKRGTPHAEVHALNMAGEAAKGGTVYVTLEPCSHYGATPPCSEGLIKAGVSRVVVACEDPNPQVAGRGIELLRRNGIEVQVGVLRDEAIKLNRKFIKYITTKLPYVTIKTASTLDGKIASRSGDSKWISNEVARERVHTMRHRHNGIMVGVETVIADNPSLTTRLTVPGISPIRIVVDSKLRIPDEATMLHDGAAQTVLLTTAQASEERRDSLTKRGVQIIVCGEGPQVDLRLGLEKLGEIGVSSVLVEGGGRLNGSLLQEKLVDEVILFLAPKLIGGLNAPGSFVFDGFELMKDAVALSDLTVEQIGDNVCIAGYPVWDAN
- the scpB gene encoding SMC-Scp complex subunit ScpB; this encodes MNYRDLKSIIEGLLFLAGEEGLSVKQLAEVTEQRQDIITDALLDMKASFEREGRGLQIVQLAGTYQLATLPEHAPFFERLAYSPSRSSLSQAALETLSIIAYRQPITRIEVEEIRGVKSERAIHTLVNKDLIQEVGRAEAIGRPILYGTTPAFLDYFGLGSLEDLPDLTEFENTDQLEEETQLLFQKLEEQQLTFDDVKED
- a CDS encoding bifunctional 3,4-dihydroxy-2-butanone-4-phosphate synthase/GTP cyclohydrolase II → MSDIQLDRVEEAIYDLMRGKVIIVVDDEDRENEGDFVALAEKATPEVINFMIKEGRGLVCMPITAERAEELDLKPMVAQNTDFHGTAFTVSIDHIDTTTGISAHERSLTVKAVMDPDAKPSDFRRPGHMFPLIAKKGGVLRRAGHTEAAVDLARMCGSYPAGVICEVIKEDGTMARLPDLVEIAKQFDLKLISVKDLIHYRNEKEKLVTREVEVRMPTDYGEFRAIAYSNDVDSKEHVALVKGEISGEEPVLVRVHSECLTGDVFHSHRCDCGPQFEAALQQIEDAGKGVLLYMRQEGRGIGLINKLKAYKLQEQGLDTVDANLKLGFPADLRDYGIGAQILKDLGVRKIRLLTNNPRKITGLEGYGLEVVERVPIQMKENEDNSNYLHTKQKKLGHLLSFDIIEQNEQQ
- the ribH gene encoding 6,7-dimethyl-8-ribityllumazine synthase codes for the protein MAQVFEGHLVSEGLKYGIVVGRFNEFITNKLLSGALDALKRHGVKDEEVNVAWVPGAFEIPFAAQKMAESGKYDAVITLGTVIRGSTSHYDYVCNEVAKGVAAIGLKTGVPTIFGIVTTENIEQAIERAGTKAGNKGWDAAMAAIEMANLTNLLK
- the ribE gene encoding riboflavin synthase; protein product: MFTGLVEEVGAIKSIQSKGEAMIIHINANVVTQGMKLGDSVAVNGVCLTATQFDRSSFTVDVMPQTFRNTNLSQLRSGSKVNLERAMAADGRFGGHIVQGHVDGVGTITGIKQDQNAVVFEITPAEKALFKYIIPKGSITIDGISLTVVAAEGNSFSVSIIPHTLAETVLAYKRQGDSVNLECDILGKYVEHLLVFGKSNTTKPAGTEVPSPGIDMPFLMKNGFA
- a CDS encoding segregation and condensation protein A, giving the protein MTTVTYKLDTFEGPLDLLLHLIDKAEVDIYQISVSEITDQYLEYLDNMQELELEITSEFLVMAATLLSIKSKQLLPKPPVIEFDDDFDYLMEDEEDPRDELIRKLVEYRKYKGIAEHLHEREWERSLIFTKEAEDLTPFMPEVIENPVKGLHAADLIAMFQKALRRAVKRSSVARIHRDEISVKDRIRDVVSALERMGKGGRLLFSKLLHPEMYRHEIVVTFLAILELMKMKQIVCYQNKLFDDIVMEWRGEVKADELSGLEIDY